A section of the Malania oleifera isolate guangnan ecotype guangnan chromosome 2, ASM2987363v1, whole genome shotgun sequence genome encodes:
- the LOC131149766 gene encoding pentatricopeptide repeat-containing protein At3g22150, chloroplastic encodes MASSALASSLQLAIASPRNHNDHSSPIISPPPPQRYPSESPLPHHQTSANPKPKNPTLRHRLSQLCKDGRPHDARRLFEAVPRPTTVLWNTIIIGFICNNMPYEAILFYARMKSSSPETQYDFYTYSSALKASADARRLRIGKAVHGHILRCHSTPSRIVCNSLLNMYSSCLSTPDGEMSFGDFDFSRYDVVQKVFDTMRKRNVVAWNTMVSWYVKTGRIVEAVKQFKLMMNLGIKPTVVSFVNVFSAVSRIRDHKNANVLYGMLLKLGSEYVNDMFSVSSAIFMFAELGSLDFARIIFNRCLERNTEVWNTMISAYIQNSCHVEAMDLFLQAMESEQTVLDDVTILSALTAISQLQQLDLGQQLHAYIIKNSIALSVTTLNAIIVMYSRCNSVETSFKVFDKMTERDIVSWNTMVTAFVQNGLDDEGLMLVEEMRKQGFVIDSITMTALLSAASNLRNQEIGKQIHAYLLRHGIQFEGMDSYLIDMCAKSGLIMTAQRLFETKCSHDADPATWNAMISGYTQNGLTEQACNTFRRMFEHNLMPNAVTLASILPVCNPIGCIGLGKQLHGFAIRHFLDQNVFVRTALVDMYSKSGAITYAEGVFAEAYERNSVTYTTMILGYGQHGKGEKALSLFQSLHSLSIRPDAITFVAVLSACSYAGLVDEGLHIFESMQREYKIQPLAEHYCCVADMLGRVGRVSEAYELVKELGEDGFNMVEIWGSLLGACRLHKEFELGKVIASKLLEMETRNRMAGYHVLLSNIHAEEGNWETVDNLRKGMHGKGLRKVPGSSWIEVAGSINYFVSRDRKHQRVNKIYEILEDLAANMKVAGYWTRPYSDTGEISEYDE; translated from the coding sequence ATGGCCTCTTCTGCTTTAGCCTCTTCACTCCAACTCGCCATAGCCTCTCCTCGAAACCACAATGACCATTCATCCCCAATCATCTCCCCACCTCCTCCTCAGCGCTACCCTTCTGAGTCTCCCCTTCCTCACCACCAAACGTCTgcaaacccaaagcccaaaaacCCCACACTTCGACATCGGCTCAGCCAATTGTGCAAAGATGGCCGACCCCACGACGCCCGCCGCCTCTTCGAAGCAGTTCCCCGCCCCACCACCGTTCTTTGGAACACAATTATCATCGGCTTCATCTGCAACAACATGCCCTATGAAGCCATTTTGTTCTATGCCCGCATGAAGTCATCTTCTCCCGAAACTCAATATGACTTCTACACTTACTCTTCTGCGCTCAAAGCTTCTGCCGATGCCCGGCGGCTTAGAATAGGTAAAGCCGTGCACGGCCATATTCTCCGATGTCATTCGACTCCCAGCAGAATTGTATGTAACTCGCTCTTGAATATGTACTCTTCTTGTCTGAGCACACCGGATGGCGAAATGAGTTTTGGGGATTTTGATTTCTCGCGGTATGATGTAGTACAGAAAGTGTTTGATACAATGCGTAAGAGAAATGTTGTGGCTTGGAATACAATGGTTTCCTGGTACGTGAAAACGGGAAGGATTGTTGAAGCAGTTAAGCAATTTAAGTTGATGATGAATTTGGGAATAAAACCGACTGTTGTTAGTTTTGTCAACGTCTTCTCCGCAGTCTCGAGGATCAGGGACCATAAGAACGCTAATGTTTTGTATGGAATGCTTCTTAAATTGGGTAGTGAATACGTGAATGATATGTTTTCCGTGAGTTCGGCTATATTTATGTTTGCCGAGCTTGGTAGCCTTGATTTTGCTAGGATTATTTTCAACAGATGTTTGGAGAGAAATACAGAAGTGTGGAACACAATGATTAGTGCGTACATTCAGAACAGTTGTCATGTTGAAGCGATGGATCTATTTCTTCAGGCGATGGAGTCAGAACAAACTGTTCTTGATGATGTAACTATTCTTTCAGCTCTAACTGCAATTTCACAATTGCAGCAGTTGGACTTGGGTCAACAGTTGCAtgcatatataattaaaaattccATTGCATTGTCTGTTACAACACTAAATGCCATCATTGTCATGTATTCTAGGTGCAATTCTGTTGAGACATCATTCAAAGTTTTTGATAAAATGACGGAAAGAGATATTGTTTCctggaataccatggttacagcCTTTGTGCAGAATGGGTTGGATGATGAGGGGTTGATGCTTGTGGAAGAGATGCGGAAGCAAGGATTTGTGATTGATTCCATAACCATGACCGCTCTACTTTCAGCAGCATCAAATCTACGGAACCAGGAAATTGGAAAACAAATTCATGCTTATCTTCTTAGGCATGGGATACAATTTGAGGGAATGGACAGCTATCTTATTGACATGTGTGCCAAATCTGGTTTAATTATGACTGCTCAAAGACTATTTGAGACAAAATGCAGCCATGATGCAGATCCAGCCACATGGAATGCCATGATTTCTGGGTACACACAAAATGGGCTGACTGAACAGGCTTGCAATACCTTCAGGCGGATGTTTGAGCATAATTTGATGCCCAATGCCGTGACCTTAGCATCCATTCTCCCAGTTTGCAATCCAATCGGATGTATTGGCTTGGGTAAACAACTCCATGGCTTTGCCATTCGCCACTTCCTGGATCAAAATGTCTTTGTGAGGACTGCTTTAGTGGACATGTACTCAAAATCTGGTGCAATTACTTATGCTGAAGGGGTATTTGCTGAAGCCTATGAAAGAAATTCTGTTACGTATACCACCATGATATTGGGTTATGGTCAACATGGGAAAGGGGAGAAAGCTCTCTCTTTATTTCAGTCACTGCATAGCCTAAGCATTAGACCAGATGCTATTACCTTTGTTGCAGTCTTGTCTGCTTGCAGTTATGCTGGTTTGGTTGATGAAGGTCTTCATATATTTGAATCAATGCAGAGAGAATATAAGATCCAGCCCTTGGCTGAGCACTATTGTTGTGTTGCAGATATGTTAGGAAGAGTTGGAAGAGTTTCGGAAGCATATGAACTTGTCAAAGAATTGGGAGAAGATGGATTTAATATGGTGGAAATTTGGGGATCACTTCTTGGGGCATGCAGACTGCATAAAGAATTTGAATTGGGAAAGGTTATTGCGAGTAAGCTGCTTGAAATGGAGACAAGAAACCGCATGGCAGGCTATCATGTTTTGCTATCAAATATACATGCAGAGGAAGGAAATTGGGAAACTGTTGATAATCTGAGAAAAGGGATGCACGGCAAAGGTTTGAGGAAGGTACCTGGCTCCAGTTGGATCGAGGTTGCAGGTTCCATAAACTATTTTGTCTCAAGGGATCGAAAGCACCAGCGGGTTAATAAGATATATGAAATATTGGAAGATTTGGCTGCGAATATGAAAGTTGCAGGTTATTGGACTCGTCCATATTCTGATACGGGTGAGATTTCTGAGTATGATGAGTGA